The segment CCCTGGGCGTCGAAGCAGCTCCCGTCATCGAACGTCACCGTCGCGTTGAGAACGCTCGGGCCCAGGCGGAAGGTGACCTCCGCGCCACGGGACACGCGCCCCGAGGGGGGGTCGTAGATGAGTTCGGGGTTCTGGATCCAGATGGTGAGATTGCCGTTGCCCATGGGCCGAGGCTCCTTCGCGGGGTGAAACAAGTGGACATCCGTGACGGTGATTAGCAGGGGACGTACCAGGGGCCCCTGACATGCAAGCCCCTGGAAGCAGGAGCGCAGGGTGGACGGATGCGACGGATGGACGCGTCAACGGCCCGAGCGGGCCCGGCCTGACGCGTCCGATTCCACCGCCCGTCAGGGATTCTCCAACCCCAGCTCGCGCACGCGGCGCTGGAGCGCCCTGCGGGAGACCTCGAGCCGCTGCACCATCTTGTCCAGGTCCCCCTGGCACTCCTGGAAGCAGCGGGTGATTTCCTCCGGGCTCAGGTCGCGCGCGGTGCGGATGAGCGAGCTCTTGTCGATGAGGACGTAGACGGAGGGGCGGGGGATGCCCAGGTGGTCCGCGGTGGCCTTGAGGTCCCACGAGCAGGCGCGCAGGGCCTCCAGCAGCTCCGCCTCGCCGACCTCGGCGGGCTTGCGGCGCGAGGCGCCGCGCGGGTCGGCGGCCTCGGGCGTCCCGGGCGCGGTGGGGGCCAGCACGCGGCCGGGCACGGGCAGCACCTCCGCGCCCAGCGTCTGCTCCAGCCGCGAGTCCACGCGCAGGCCCGGCAGGCCCCGGCTGCCGATGACGAGCTGTCGGGTGACGTTGCGCAGCTGTCGCACGTTGCCCGGCCAGCCGTAGCGCAGCAGGCGCACGGCCAGCGCGGCGGGCAGCCACGGCTGCGCGCGCGGGTCCGTGGTGGCCAGCCGCCACGTCTCGCCCGTGGCCTCCAGCTCCTGGCGGGCGAAGTGGAGGAAGAGCGGGCCAATGTCCTCGCGCCGCTCGCGCAGCGCGGGCACCCGGATTTCGAAGCCGGCCAGCCGGTGGAGCAGGGGCGCCTTGAACTGGCGCTCCTCGATGCGCGCCTCCAGGTCGGAGTCCGTCGCCGCCACCAGCCTCACGTCGACGGACACCGGCGTGTGGCCGCCCACCGGGTACACCTCGCCCGTCTCCAGCACCCGCAGCAGCGCGGCCTGCACCTCGGGCGGCGCCTCACCCACCTCGTCGAGGAACAACGTGCCGCCATGGGCCGCGCGGAAGAAGCCGTCCCGGTCACGGCTGGCGCCCGTGTACGCGCCCCGCTGCGCGCCGAACAGCTCCGCGGCCACCAGCTCCTTGGAGAGCGCGCCCAGGTTGACGCTGACGAACGGGCCCGAGCGGCGCGGACCCTGGTCGTGGATGGCGCGCGCCACCAGCTCCTTGCCCGTGCCCGTCTCGCCCCGGATGAGCACCGGCACCTGGAGGTCCGCCACGCGCAGGATGTCCTGGCGGAGCTGCTGGATGCCCTCGCCCTGCCCCACCAGCCCCAGGTCGTCCAGGACCGGCGTCACGCCCGTCTGCGCCAGGTGCAGCAGCAGCACCACGCGCTCGGCCAGCACCAGCGGCACCCCCGCGGCCAGCTCCTCGAGCGAGAACTCCCGCCCTCCCGACACGGACTCCCCCGCCACGCACACCTGCGTCCCGTCCTCCGGCACCAGCAGCCGCACCCCTCCCTGGGGCGCTGGCTCGAACTGCACCGGCGTGCGGCTGATGAACGGATCTCCCAGCGGCAACGCCAGCAGCCCGCCGGGACGGCAGAAGTCCGGCGCGTTGCGCGACAACGCCGCCGTCCGCCCCGCGCTCGCCAGCCCCTCCAGCAACAACCGCTCCCCCATGCGCTGGGGTTGCGGATGGGAAACGACGGTCAGGGCCGGCACGCTCCGCGGGGCCGGCGCGGATCTGCCTTGGGTCTGGACGGCGGTCGTCGACATGTCGGCGGCGAGCTTCAGCTGCATGGGCTTGAACGGTTTCCGGTACTTCCGGTTGTTCAGCCTACACCGAGCAGCGCCGGAGGCGCGCTCCGTCCTTGCCCCACCGTCCGGGAGGGCACGTTCCCGGCGGACGGTTCCTCGCTCGCTGAGAAAGCGACGGCCTTCGTGGAGCGCCGGCGTCGCTCCGAGGTCCTGCTCCAGCGCCGCGTCCGCCACGCGGGGGCGCTCGAAGCCGGGGCGGCGTTGGCCGGTGATGCCCGGTGATGCCCGGTGGAAGGCCTTCTCTCCACCGGGCGGAACGACGACGGGGCCGAGCGGGCCCCCCTACGCGGTGGAGTCAGCCTCCACCGCGTCCGGGGGAGACGCGCATCAGGGCGCCGGCGTATTCGACGGCGCGCCCGGAGCCGGGGCGGCGCTCGGCTCGGTCGCGGTACCCGACGCGGGCTTGTCGCCCGGCGCCTTCTCCGGGGCCGGGCCCGTGCGACGCACGCTGGCCGCGGCCTGACGCGCCTGCTCGCGCGCCCGCTGGGCGACCTTGGGGGTCGGCGCCAGAATCATGAACATCAGGCGGCCTTCCATGCGCGGCGGCTGCTCCACCACGCCCACTTCCTTCAGGTCCTTCGCCACGTCATCGAGGATGGCCGTGCCCTGCTCCTTGTGCGTGATTTCACGCCCGCGGAACTGGATGACGACCTTCGCCTTGTTCCCTTCCTCCAGGAACCGGCGCGTGTTGCGGACCTTGAACTCGTAGTCGTGTTCCTCCGTCTTCGGACGGAGCTTCACTTCCTTGAGCTGGACGGTGAGCTGGGCCCGCTTCGCTTCCGAGGCTTTCTTCTTCTCCTCGTACTTGAACTTGCCGTAGTCCATGATCTTGCAGACTGGCGGCTGGGCCATCGGGCTGACCTCGACGAGGTCGAGCCCCTCGCTGCGCGCGCGCTCCAACGCGGCTTCCAGCGGCATGACGCCGAGCTGGGAACCATCGGAGCCCACCACGCGGACTTCGCGGGCACGGATACGACGATTGGTCCTCTGGTCGCGGCTCCCGCCGCGGCTGCTTCTCTGATCCCGAAGAATGTGACGCTCCTCTGAAAGTGGTGGGCCGGCCTGCACCCTGAAGGTTGGCAGGCCACTGCTTTACGGCATCGGACGGGTCGACGGTGACGGCAGGCGGCCCGCCCCACTGACACCCACGCAAGGTACAGCCCCCCCCTGCGTGAGGGTGAAGTCGCTGGCCCCCCCGCCTGGTGGGAGAGGGAGCCCGGGGACAAATATATCGCTATCCGGGAGGACTAGCCCACCAGCGGAGATAACGCCAGGGCCGCCGCCTCGCCCTGGATTCCGCCCGGGGCGGAGTCCGGGGAGGTGTCGGGGACCGGACCCTGGGCCTGCCCGGGAGGGGGGGACTACCGGCGGCGCGCCCGCCACTCCTCGCGGCTCTGGCCCCAGACTTCGACGGGAGAGGCCTCGAGGGGCGGCGGCAGCTTGCCGGGGCCCTTCAGGGGGGAGCCCAGCCTGCGGGCGACCTGCTGGGACGGGGTGTTCTGCGGGTCGATGGTGTGGATGACCTCCGTCCAGCCCAGGTGGTCGAAGGCCCAGTCGATGGCCACGGTGGCGGCCTCCACGGCATACCCCTTGCCGTGGGCCTCCTTGAGCAGGGCCCATCCCACCTCCGTGCCCGGCCAGCCCTCCGGCATCCACGGCCCCGCCCGGCCAATCCAGCGGCCCGTCGCCTTCTCCACGATGGAGAACATGGCGAAGCCCTGGAGCGTCCAGGACCCCGCCATGGCGCACAGCGCCCGCCACACGATGGGACGGGATTGCACCCCACCGATGAAGCGCGCGGTCTCGGGGTCCGCCATCAGCGCGCAGAAGCCCTCGAAGTCCTCGCGCGCGGTGGGACGGAGGATGAGGCGTGGGGTCTCCAGTGTCGGTCCAGGGGCGATCATCACCGGTCTCCTGCTCGGAAATCGACCGCGCGAGGCTCGCATCCGGAGCGGGGCGGGACAAGCCACGCCCCCGCGCGCCTCCCGGCCACGGCACAAGCCCTCCTTCTCCGCGCGGTTACCCGAAACGGGACGCGCGTGGAGCCCCGCCGCGGATTCCGGTCGCGCGGCCCCCCGCCGCTCACTACCCCATGGGCCACGAACCGACCGACGAGGAAGGCCCCATGTGGACTGAGACGCGCGTGGCACGGAAGCTCGGGACGCGGCTGCCCTTGATTCAAGGGCCCTTTGGCGGAGGCATGTCCTCCACGCGGCTGGCGGCCGCGGTCTCCAACGCGGGGGGCCTGGGCTCGTTCGGGGCCCACCACCTGCCCCCGGCCGACATCGCCGCCACCGTGAAGGAGCTGCGGGAGCGGACGTCCGCCCCCTTCGGCATCAACCTGTGGGTGCCCCTGGAGGGCGAGAAGGCCCTGCGGCCCACTCCGGAGGAGTTCGCCGCCGGCGTCGCCCGGCTGAAGCACTGGTACGACGAGCTGGGGGTGCCCCTGCCTCAGTACCCGGGCGCCTTCTCCCAGGACTACGAGGCGCAGGTGGAGGCGGTCCTGGCGCTCGCGCCTCCCGTGTTCAGCTTCATCTTCGGCATCCCGTCGCCCCAGGTCCTGGAGGCGTGCCGCCAGAAGGGCATCGTCACCGTCGGCACCGCGACGAACGTGGACGAGGGCGTGGCGCTGGAGAAGGCGGGGGTGGACCTCATCGTCGCCTCCGGCAGCGAGGCCGGCGGCCACCGCGCCTCGTTCCTGCGTCCCGCGGAGGAGTCCCCCGCCACCACGGCGCTGGTGCCGCAGCTGGCGGACCGGGTGCGCACGCCCCTGGTCGCGTCCGGCGGCATCGCGGACGGGCGCACGGTGGCCACCGCGCTGGCGCTGGGCGCCGAGGGCGTCCAGGTGGGGACGGCCTTCCTCGCCTGCGAGGAGTCCAACGCCAGTGACGCGTACCGCCGCGCGCTGCGCCAGGAGTCCGCCCGCGCCACCGTCCTCACCCGCGTGTTCTCCGGCCGCTACGCGCGCGGCATCAAGAACCGCTTCCTCCAGGAGCTGACGCCCCACGAGGAGGACGTGCCGCCCTACCCCATCCAGAACTGGCTCACCACGCCCCTGCGCAAGGCGGCGGCGGCGCGGGGCCGCGAGGACCTGCTGTCCCTGTGGGCCGGACAGAACGCTCCGCTCATCCGCCACACCCGGGCGCCGGAGCTGGTGGCCTTCCTCGAAGAGGACACCACGCGCGTGCTGGCGCGGCTGTCCGGACTCTGACGGGCCATCGGGACGCGCGGGGCTCAGGCCGCCGACGAGCCGCTCGACGGCACGGCCTCCACCGGCATCAGGGCGGAGAGGTTGCCGTGGATGGTGGAGCAGATCTGGTCCAGCGGCAGGTCGTTGTCGTCGGTGCCGAACGGGTCCTCGATTTCGACGCCAATCTCCTCGATGCCGAAGAAGACGTACGCCACGATGAAGGTGGCGAGCACCGTCATCCAACCAAAGTCCCTCACCAGCGCGAAGGGCAGCGTGTAGCAGTAGACGAGCAGCGCCCGGCGCAGGTGCATGACGTACGCGAAGGGGATGGGCGTCTTGCGGATGCGCTCACAGCCGCCCAGGTAGTCCACCAGCAGCTGGACGTTCTGGTCGAGCTGCATCTGCACGTACTCGTTGAAGCGGCCCTCGCGGCGCGCGGCGTCCAGCACCGCGCTCATCCGGCGGGCCACCGCGAACGGGACGTGCTGGCTGCCCATCACCTGGGCCACCGCGTCCGCCGGCAGCTCGCGCGAAAGCGGCCCCAGGTTGGCCCCGCCGCGCAGCGAGGCGGCGGCGGCGAAGGGGAAGGCGGCCGTCCAGCGCAGCAGCGCGGAGTACAGCTCCGGCGACTCGCGCAGGAAGATGCCGGCGCCGCGCGCCAGGTTGCGCGTCTCGTTGACGATGCCGCCCCACAGCTTCCGCCCCTCCCAGAACCGGTCGTAGGACGAGTTGGTCCGGAAGACGAGCAGCAGGCTCAACGACATGCCCGCCAGCGTGTGCACCGTGCCGGGGATGTCCATCGCGTGGAAGCGCTCGTGCATGAACACGACCGCCGCCGACCACACGACACACGCCATGACCCGGGCCACGATTTCGCGGACCATCGAGCCCTTGACGTAATGGAAGTAGCTCCACCAGCGATGCGGGTCGTAATCAACCATGGGAATCGAGCCGCGTAGGCTGCCGTGACACCTCCCCCCCAGGCAAGCGCCAACGCCTGGGGCGGACACCTCCGGAAGCGGGCCCGCCTGCCCTCCTCATACGCCCGTGAGCAGCCCTGCCGCCCACCGCTCCGGACCTCACCGGGAGGAGAGCATCCGGGCGAGGAGCGCGAACCCGGGCTTCTCGAGCGGGCCACGTCCGCGCAGCGCGGCGAGGAAGGACCAGCCATGGTCGGAGAGCAGGGCGACACCCGCCTCCGCCTCCGGAGCGAGCGCGAGGAAACCCGTGTAGCCCCCCATCACGGACGAGCACCACGCCACGGTGTGCCCCCGCACCCGCGACAGCGACCAGCCGAGCCCCCAGCGCAGCGGGCCCGACTCCACGCGCGGCTCCAAGGTCTGCTTCAGCGCCCGCGTCACCTCGGGTGGGCCCATGCGCAGGTGCGCGTCGAGGAAGCGCAGCAGGTCGGGAACGGTGGAGTGGAGCGCGCCCGCGCCGGGCAGCGCGGGAAAGGTCCATGCGGGGACGGGCCGCCCCCTCGCGGTATGGCCGGGCAGGAGTCGGGGCGCCAGCTCCTCGGTGACCCGCGCGGAGGTGGAGGAGAGCCCCAGCGGCGTGAAGAGCTCGTCGCGCAGGGCATGGCCGTAGTTGACCCCCGCGCGGCGCGAGAGCGCGTGCCCCAACACGCCCATGCCGAGCAGCGAGTCCGCGTGCGGACGGGGCGACGGCGACGGCGGGCGATAGCCGCGCAGGAAGTCCCCGAAGAGGCCGGCGGAGTAGTGTCCGAACGGGTCCTCGGGGTTGCCGGGGGCCGCGTCGAGGTTCGGGGGCAGGTGCGGCATGCCGGAGGTGTGCGTGGCGAGCTGCTCCAGGGTGATGCGGCCCGCCTGCTCGTCGGGGAGCAGGGCCCGGGGAATCACTTCCGCCAGTGGCATGTCGAGCCGGGCGCGCCCCTTGTCCACGAGCAGCGCGAGCAACGCCCCCGTGAAGACCTGCGTGAGCCCGCCCAGGGCGAACAGCGCGTCTGGCGCTGGGGGAGTGCCCTTCTCTCGCAACGCCCGCACGTGGTGTGTTCCTCGCAAGGTGACACCCGCGCAGAGCGACGCGGAGCGATAGCCACGCACGTAGCGGCGGGTCTCCTGGACGAGCAGGTCGGGGAGGGAGGGGGGCGATGAACGGTCGTGACTCACGCCGCCCCGTCTACACCAGGCGTGGCCGGAAGCACGCTCCGCGTCGATGGACGGACGGGGACGGCGTCTCCCTCCACACGCGGGTTGCGCGACTCCCACCGGGGCTGCATCGTGCGGCGCCCTGGACCCGAGCGAGGACCCGATGCCTACTGGATTGACCACCGATGGGAGCTTCAACGCCGGCGCGCGCCGCACCGTCGACATGACCGCGGAGGATGCCTGGAGGAACTGGGCACAGGGCCAGGGACTGGGGCGGTGGCTCGAACCGAGCGCCTCCACGTTGACGGAAGGGCAGGAGGCCACGCTGAAGGACGGAACGTGGGTGTTGCCCGTCCGCGTGCGCCCGCCCCATCACCTGCGCGTGCGCCTGAGGCGCGCCCGACAGGCCAGGGCCTGGACCGCGCAGCTGCGCATCCTCCCCGCCGCCCGAGGCGTCACCATCGCCCTGCACGCCGAGGGGCTCCTCGACGCGGCCACGCGCGCCGCGTTCATCGAACGGTGGACGAAGGAGCTGGAGGCCATTCCCAGCGCGAAGCCGACGGCGACGAAGCCCCCGGCCCGAAAGGCCCCTGCGGACAAGGCCCAGGCACGAAAGCCCTCCGCCGCGCGGACAGAGGTGGTGGCCCCGGCGCGAAAGGCTCTCGGAAAGAAGCCGACGGCATCATCCCCCGCCACGAAGGCCGCGGCGACGGCCCTCGACAAGAAGTCGGCGACAAAGTCCCTCGCCAAGAAGACGGCGGCGACGGCCCTCGACAAGAAGTCGGCGACCCGCACCGCCAGGTCCGTGTCGCCCGAGCCCTCCGCTCGGGGCGCCGCTGCATCACCACGGAAGAAGTGAACCCCTGTCGGCCCCGCTACTCCACGCCGAACGTCTCGCCGTCCAGGCGTTGGCGGGCCCCTCGACTCCGCTACTCCTCGACGAACGTCTCGCCGTCCAGGCGGTAGCGGGCCCCCACCGGGGCATCCAGGATGGCGTCGAGCGCGGGGAAGCGCTCGACGAGCCGGGACAGCGTCACGACGGTATAGGACCTCGGGTCGCTCTCGGCGCCCTCGGGCTCCGCGCCGGAGGAGAAGGCCCAGCCACTGTCCCGCGCGTCGAGCGGCTCCATCCGCTCCGCGAACCGGACGGGCTGCGCGCCGCCGGCGATGACCCTGGAGACGATGGCCCCCTTGCCACGCAGCAGGATGCGCTGCATGAGCTGCTGACGCTGCTCCGTGCCCAGCTCCACCCGGACGAGCACGACCTACCCTCGCGCGTCGAAGTGGCGGCTCACGGTGAAGACGCCGTCGCCCCAGCGATTCCCACAGCCCACGACCCTCGCGCTCCCCAGCCGCAGCGAGGCCGCGTCCTCCGGACTCTCGCGCAGCAAGGCATTGAGCTTCTCCAGGTTGCAGTGCGGCCGGTAGTCCACCGAAACCGCCAGGCGCTCCTGCGCGATGCGCTCCTGCACCGGCGTCGCCTTCTCGCCGACCGACTCCATGGGCACGTCCCGCCACCCGAACAGCCCCTCCCCCAGCACGCTCGCGCCCAGCGCCTCCGCGAGCCCCGGGGCGTCCTTCCCCCAGAACACGTAGTCCGCGAGCCCATCCTCCGGCTCCCACATCCGGAACAGCCCCAGCGGCCCCAGCCCCGCGAAGAGCAGCTGGCCATGGTCCACCATCACCCCCGTCACCGACTCGGAGCGGACGGGCTCCCCCTTCTCGTCGACGACCAGGTCGATGGAGCGCCAACGCCCCTCGAACTCGCCGGGCGGCATGGGCAGGCCCCACACCGGGAGCGCGCGCTCCGTGGGCAATCCCCCCACCGCCACCGCCCACAGCCGGTTGTACGGCACCACGCCCAGCCCCGCGCCATGTTCGAGCGCGAGCCGGACCCGCTCCGTATGGGGAATCCTCGGCGTCACCACCTCCGCGCGCGCGTCGAGGCCCCGCTCCCGCGCGAACGCATCGAACTGAGGGGAGCCCGGCTCGGACACGTCGAAGAGGAAGCGCGGGTCGAACTCACGGTCATATGCCCTGCCCGCCTCGAGCGCGTCGCGCCCGACGAGGCGCAGGTCCCATTGCGCCGGGTCCTTCTTTCGAGGCGACGCCGGCGCCCCGTCGTGACGCCAGAAGCGCGCCATGCCCGGATCGAGGATGACGAGGACGCCCTCGGGCAGGTCGACCTCACCGAGCAACACCCGCGGACCCTTCGCGATTCGCGCCATGCCCCCACTCTACTTCCCGGAGCGGGCGAACACCTCCAACTGGAAACACACCGCCTGCGACGGGTCCCTCGCCCCCAGACGACGACTCGCGCGGTCAACCCCCGCCACCTGAAACACCCCGAATTGCAACAGACCATACAAAAGCAACACGTATCATGTTATCATCACCCCGCCTCACACACGAAAGGCTGACGACACATGAAGATGTGGCATGCGGTTGCGCTGAGCGCGGCGGTGGGATTCGGGGCCCTGGCGCCCGCGATGGCGATGGCGGGTTCCCACGGCGTGAGCACGTACGACGTCGAGGGCCCCTGTTACCTCCAGCTGGTCTGCCCCAATGGCTCGTCCATCAGCTGCTCGGGCACCTGGGCCTGCAGCTACTCCCCCGAGGCCGGGTGGATCAGCTGCGACGGCGCCGGCACGTCCTGCGGCGGCGACGAGTGGTAGCACCTGGCAGGCTCCCCCCGGAGCCTGAGACACACACACTCCAACGCTGACGCTTCGTCACGCCTGGGAATCCTGCTAGCCTTTGCCCGTCTCTCTCACGAAAGGCTGGCTATCCCATGAAGACGTGGCTTGCGGTCACTCTGGGTGCTGTCGTGGGTCTTGGAGCAGTGGCTCCGCCGCTGGCGATGGCGGGTGCGTCGGAGCCCGGGGCGGCGGATGACGCCGGCCCGTGCTACCTCCAGCTCGTCTGCAACAACGGCGAGGTGTTGAGCTGTAACGGTGCCTGGTCCTGCACCTACGCGTCGGACGCTCCGGGCAGTCCGGGGTGGATCAACTGCGACGGTGCGTTCTGGGGCTGCGGCGGCATCAGCGGTTAGCCGGACCGTGGCGGCGCCACGTCCCGGTCCGCCCGCGTGGGGACCGGGACGTGTGCGCCCCGGCTACTGCCGGTTGACGCGCTTGAGCCGGAAGGGCGAGGGCGACTCGCTCATCGTGAAGTAGGCGGCCCCGTCGGGCGCGTACTCGATGGCCTCGCCCTGGCCCTCGACGGTGTCCGTCAGGGTGACGGGCGCGGCGGCGAAGGCCGTCTCGAAGGCCGCGTTCTCCGCCGCGCGGAACTCATACACGGTGCGGTAGGTGCGCAGGATGAAGCGGTTGCCGCACGGGTGGATGGCCGCGGCCGTGGCGCGGGAGAAGTTCGTGTCGCTGCTCGTCGGCAGTTGGAGGTCGGACACGAAGACGAGCGTGGAGACGACGCCCGGCGCCGGCAGCGGCCTGGGGAGTTTGTAGACCTTGCTCAGCCCGTTCGTGACGTTCTTCGTGATGATGTAGATGTCCGCGGTGACGGGGTGCACCATGATGGACTCCGCGTCCTTCCCGCCATCCGGATACACGAACGGGAACTGCTCCGCGCTCAGGGTTCCGCTCGTCTGACCCGCGCCGATGTTCGGCTCCGGGATGCGGTAGACATAGAAGGTGTTGGGCGGAATCGGCAGGCTGGCGCTCGACCGGCCGATGTCTCCCATGTAGATGCAGGAGCCCGTGGGGCACGGACCGCTCGCCACGTCCTCCCAGTCCTGTGGCGTCACGCCCGCCACCTGGTAGGTGCCCAGGGTGGACGCGTTCGCGGTGCTGATGGCCACGATGGCGGTGGTGTCCTCGTTGTGGACGTAGAGGGCGCCCGGGTTGATGCGGCTGGCCGCCAGCCCGGACGGCTCGACGATGTCGGGCGAGCTCACCGACCCCACCACGGAGTACGTCGACGCGAAGGTGTCTCCCACGGTGCAGGTGGGCGCGTTCGCGGGCCGCAGCACGACCACCTGCGCGGTGTTGGTGTTGGGGAACGGCGACGTCCCGTTGAACGCGGGCTGGAGTCCCGCGGCGCCCAGCTCCTTCCAGGCCATGTCGAACAGGAAGCCCGTGGCGCTCGACAACAGGCACGCGTCGAACACCTCCGTGAAGTCCGCCGGGGGCACCAGCGGGCTGACCGGACACGCCGTGCCTCCCCACAGCTGCGTGCCGAACCAGACGGCCAGCCCGTTGGCGACGGTGGTCGTCACCGCGGGCGAGTCGAGCGCGGTCGCGTTCCCGTTCTTCTGTCCGCTGTGCGTGTCGATGGGGTTCGCCGGGTCGGCGCCGGAGAACGCGGAGACGCTGCCGCTCATGTTGTACGCGGCGCTGAGGGTGAAGGTGTAGCTCGCCGGCTCGGTCGAGGAGACCACCTTGTAGAAGACCCAGGACTTCAGCAGCGCCGCGCTCTGGTCCGAGCGCAGCAACGTCCAGCCCGCGGGCGCCGTCAGCGTCGCGGTGACGCTCTCCCGGTTGGAGACCCGCGCCAACAGCACGTCCCCCACCGCCGTTCCCGGCGGGAGGGCCAGGGTCAGCGTGGTGGAGGCCTTCACGCTCGCCGTGGTGCTGCTCCGGTGCGCCACCGTCGACAGCGCATGCCGCGCGGTGGAGACAGGCTCCAGCCGTGGCTCGGATCCCGACTCCACTCCGCACGCCGCCAACCCGAGCCACGAAACCGCGGCGACCCACTTCCAGACATCCTTCCTGAAGACTTCCAATGCCATGCAAGACCTCTCACGAGGGGTGTGGATGACCACGTCGTGGCCATGGCATCGCTATCTCAGAATCCAGGGAGACACGGGAGAACGAACGACTCGTGACTGAGTCAGACATCACCAGGTGTCTCATGACGGCACAAACTTCCGCGCGGGCCATCCGCGGAAGCACGCGCGACGGGCGCCGGTCGGCGTGGCGGACCGCCGGCGCCCGGGGGCCCGTGCTACAGCGCCACG is part of the Myxococcus stipitatus genome and harbors:
- a CDS encoding cell wall anchor protein gives rise to the protein MALEVFRKDVWKWVAAVSWLGLAACGVESGSEPRLEPVSTARHALSTVAHRSSTTASVKASTTLTLALPPGTAVGDVLLARVSNRESVTATLTAPAGWTLLRSDQSAALLKSWVFYKVVSSTEPASYTFTLSAAYNMSGSVSAFSGADPANPIDTHSGQKNGNATALDSPAVTTTVANGLAVWFGTQLWGGTACPVSPLVPPADFTEVFDACLLSSATGFLFDMAWKELGAAGLQPAFNGTSPFPNTNTAQVVVLRPANAPTCTVGDTFASTYSVVGSVSSPDIVEPSGLAASRINPGALYVHNEDTTAIVAISTANASTLGTYQVAGVTPQDWEDVASGPCPTGSCIYMGDIGRSSASLPIPPNTFYVYRIPEPNIGAGQTSGTLSAEQFPFVYPDGGKDAESIMVHPVTADIYIITKNVTNGLSKVYKLPRPLPAPGVVSTLVFVSDLQLPTSSDTNFSRATAAAIHPCGNRFILRTYRTVYEFRAAENAAFETAFAAAPVTLTDTVEGQGEAIEYAPDGAAYFTMSESPSPFRLKRVNRQ
- a CDS encoding bestrophin family protein, producing the protein MVDYDPHRWWSYFHYVKGSMVREIVARVMACVVWSAAVVFMHERFHAMDIPGTVHTLAGMSLSLLLVFRTNSSYDRFWEGRKLWGGIVNETRNLARGAGIFLRESPELYSALLRWTAAFPFAAAASLRGGANLGPLSRELPADAVAQVMGSQHVPFAVARRMSAVLDAARREGRFNEYVQMQLDQNVQLLVDYLGGCERIRKTPIPFAYVMHLRRALLVYCYTLPFALVRDFGWMTVLATFIVAYVFFGIEEIGVEIEDPFGTDDNDLPLDQICSTIHGNLSALMPVEAVPSSGSSAA
- a CDS encoding GNAT family N-acetyltransferase gives rise to the protein MIAPGPTLETPRLILRPTAREDFEGFCALMADPETARFIGGVQSRPIVWRALCAMAGSWTLQGFAMFSIVEKATGRWIGRAGPWMPEGWPGTEVGWALLKEAHGKGYAVEAATVAIDWAFDHLGWTEVIHTIDPQNTPSQQVARRLGSPLKGPGKLPPPLEASPVEVWGQSREEWRARRR
- a CDS encoding DUF2185 domain-containing protein, which encodes MARIAKGPRVLLGEVDLPEGVLVILDPGMARFWRHDGAPASPRKKDPAQWDLRLVGRDALEAGRAYDREFDPRFLFDVSEPGSPQFDAFARERGLDARAEVVTPRIPHTERVRLALEHGAGLGVVPYNRLWAVAVGGLPTERALPVWGLPMPPGEFEGRWRSIDLVVDEKGEPVRSESVTGVMVDHGQLLFAGLGPLGLFRMWEPEDGLADYVFWGKDAPGLAEALGASVLGEGLFGWRDVPMESVGEKATPVQERIAQERLAVSVDYRPHCNLEKLNALLRESPEDAASLRLGSARVVGCGNRWGDGVFTVSRHFDARG
- a CDS encoding immunity protein Imm33 domain-containing protein; translated protein: MLVRVELGTEQRQQLMQRILLRGKGAIVSRVIAGGAQPVRFAERMEPLDARDSGWAFSSGAEPEGAESDPRSYTVVTLSRLVERFPALDAILDAPVGARYRLDGETFVEE
- a CDS encoding sigma 54-interacting transcriptional regulator, whose translation is MQLKLAADMSTTAVQTQGRSAPAPRSVPALTVVSHPQPQRMGERLLLEGLASAGRTAALSRNAPDFCRPGGLLALPLGDPFISRTPVQFEPAPQGGVRLLVPEDGTQVCVAGESVSGGREFSLEELAAGVPLVLAERVVLLLHLAQTGVTPVLDDLGLVGQGEGIQQLRQDILRVADLQVPVLIRGETGTGKELVARAIHDQGPRRSGPFVSVNLGALSKELVAAELFGAQRGAYTGASRDRDGFFRAAHGGTLFLDEVGEAPPEVQAALLRVLETGEVYPVGGHTPVSVDVRLVAATDSDLEARIEERQFKAPLLHRLAGFEIRVPALRERREDIGPLFLHFARQELEATGETWRLATTDPRAQPWLPAALAVRLLRYGWPGNVRQLRNVTRQLVIGSRGLPGLRVDSRLEQTLGAEVLPVPGRVLAPTAPGTPEAADPRGASRRKPAEVGEAELLEALRACSWDLKATADHLGIPRPSVYVLIDKSSLIRTARDLSPEEITRCFQECQGDLDKMVQRLEVSRRALQRRVRELGLENP
- the infC gene encoding translation initiation factor IF-3 yields the protein MLRDQRSSRGGSRDQRTNRRIRAREVRVVGSDGSQLGVMPLEAALERARSEGLDLVEVSPMAQPPVCKIMDYGKFKYEEKKKASEAKRAQLTVQLKEVKLRPKTEEHDYEFKVRNTRRFLEEGNKAKVVIQFRGREITHKEQGTAILDDVAKDLKEVGVVEQPPRMEGRLMFMILAPTPKVAQRAREQARQAAASVRRTGPAPEKAPGDKPASGTATEPSAAPAPGAPSNTPAP
- a CDS encoding serine hydrolase domain-containing protein — encoded protein: MSHDRSSPPSLPDLLVQETRRYVRGYRSASLCAGVTLRGTHHVRALREKGTPPAPDALFALGGLTQVFTGALLALLVDKGRARLDMPLAEVIPRALLPDEQAGRITLEQLATHTSGMPHLPPNLDAAPGNPEDPFGHYSAGLFGDFLRGYRPPSPSPRPHADSLLGMGVLGHALSRRAGVNYGHALRDELFTPLGLSSTSARVTEELAPRLLPGHTARGRPVPAWTFPALPGAGALHSTVPDLLRFLDAHLRMGPPEVTRALKQTLEPRVESGPLRWGLGWSLSRVRGHTVAWCSSVMGGYTGFLALAPEAEAGVALLSDHGWSFLAALRGRGPLEKPGFALLARMLSSR
- a CDS encoding NAD(P)H-dependent flavin oxidoreductase, translating into MWTETRVARKLGTRLPLIQGPFGGGMSSTRLAAAVSNAGGLGSFGAHHLPPADIAATVKELRERTSAPFGINLWVPLEGEKALRPTPEEFAAGVARLKHWYDELGVPLPQYPGAFSQDYEAQVEAVLALAPPVFSFIFGIPSPQVLEACRQKGIVTVGTATNVDEGVALEKAGVDLIVASGSEAGGHRASFLRPAEESPATTALVPQLADRVRTPLVASGGIADGRTVATALALGAEGVQVGTAFLACEESNASDAYRRALRQESARATVLTRVFSGRYARGIKNRFLQELTPHEEDVPPYPIQNWLTTPLRKAAAARGREDLLSLWAGQNAPLIRHTRAPELVAFLEEDTTRVLARLSGL